In Antechinus flavipes isolate AdamAnt ecotype Samford, QLD, Australia chromosome 3, AdamAnt_v2, whole genome shotgun sequence, a genomic segment contains:
- the LOC127554778 gene encoding uncharacterized protein CXorf65 homolog isoform X1: MFITILHGDHEKTLFNSHCKVEALLNSIKQCCGCEPEGMIELADESGQLKNLLQYPHLYASELLKPRETYIPFAVTRPEGSSEPVFVALLKDDEVIDSKFLASLRHVRNSNSPVPEKQSKPGKIKRKTLSSEALMRKAN, encoded by the exons ATGTTTATCACCATTCTTCATGGAG ATCATGAAAAGACCCTATTTAATTCTCACTGCAAAGTAGAGGCATTATTGAACAGTATCAAGCAGTGCTGTGGCTGTGAGCCTGAAG GCATGATTGAACTAGCAGACGAGAGTGGTCAGTTGAAAAACCTTCTTCAGTATCCCCATCTCTATGCATCAGAACTGTTGAAGCCTCGAGAAACTTATATCCCTTTCGCTGTAACAC GACCTGAAGGTTCATCAGAGCCAGTATTTGTGGCGTTATTAAAGGATGATGAAGTTATTGACTCTAAATTTCTAG CTTCTTTGAGGCATGTGAGAAACTCCAATTCTCCAGTGCCTGAGAAACAAtcaaaacctggaaagattaaGAGAAAAACATTGTCTTCTGAAGCACTGATGAGAAAA GCAAACTGA
- the LOC127554778 gene encoding uncharacterized protein CXorf65 homolog isoform X3 → MFITILHGDHEKTLFNSHCKVEALLNSIKQCCGCEPEGMIELADESGQLKNLLQYPHLYASELLKPRETYIPFAVTRPEGSSEPVFVALLKDDEVIDSKFLGHLAFPESESSVSSLWRLHQ, encoded by the exons ATGTTTATCACCATTCTTCATGGAG ATCATGAAAAGACCCTATTTAATTCTCACTGCAAAGTAGAGGCATTATTGAACAGTATCAAGCAGTGCTGTGGCTGTGAGCCTGAAG GCATGATTGAACTAGCAGACGAGAGTGGTCAGTTGAAAAACCTTCTTCAGTATCCCCATCTCTATGCATCAGAACTGTTGAAGCCTCGAGAAACTTATATCCCTTTCGCTGTAACAC GACCTGAAGGTTCATCAGAGCCAGTATTTGTGGCGTTATTAAAGGATGATGAAGTTATTGACTCTAAATTTCTAG GTCATCTTGCCTTTCCAGAATCAGAATCCTCAGTCTCTTCCCTGTGGAGATTACATCAGTAA
- the LOC127554778 gene encoding uncharacterized protein CXorf65 homolog isoform X2: MFITILHGDHEKTLFNSHCKVEALLNSIKQCCGCEPEGMIELADESGQLKNLLQYPHLYASELLKPRETYIPFAVTRPEGSSEPVFVALLKDDEVIDSKFLEKNKQNRNESNTDRRVLTDYIEA; this comes from the exons ATGTTTATCACCATTCTTCATGGAG ATCATGAAAAGACCCTATTTAATTCTCACTGCAAAGTAGAGGCATTATTGAACAGTATCAAGCAGTGCTGTGGCTGTGAGCCTGAAG GCATGATTGAACTAGCAGACGAGAGTGGTCAGTTGAAAAACCTTCTTCAGTATCCCCATCTCTATGCATCAGAACTGTTGAAGCCTCGAGAAACTTATATCCCTTTCGCTGTAACAC GACCTGAAGGTTCATCAGAGCCAGTATTTGTGGCGTTATTAAAGGATGATGAAGTTATTGACTCTAAATTTCTAG aaaagaataaacagaacaGAAATGAAAGCAACACAGACAGGCGTGTGCTCACAGACTACATAGAAGcataa
- the LOC127554778 gene encoding uncharacterized protein CXorf65 homolog isoform X4 — protein sequence MFITILHGDHEKTLFNSHCKVEALLNSIKQCCGCEPEGMIELADESGQLKNLLQYPHLYASELLKPRETYIPFAVTRPEGSSEPVFVALLKDDEVIDSKFLGRKE from the exons ATGTTTATCACCATTCTTCATGGAG ATCATGAAAAGACCCTATTTAATTCTCACTGCAAAGTAGAGGCATTATTGAACAGTATCAAGCAGTGCTGTGGCTGTGAGCCTGAAG GCATGATTGAACTAGCAGACGAGAGTGGTCAGTTGAAAAACCTTCTTCAGTATCCCCATCTCTATGCATCAGAACTGTTGAAGCCTCGAGAAACTTATATCCCTTTCGCTGTAACAC GACCTGAAGGTTCATCAGAGCCAGTATTTGTGGCGTTATTAAAGGATGATGAAGTTATTGACTCTAAATTTCTAG gcagaaaagaataa